The Phyllopteryx taeniolatus isolate TA_2022b chromosome 4, UOR_Ptae_1.2, whole genome shotgun sequence genome includes the window ATGTGCGCCAGTCCAACAATTACACCTGCGTTGCCATGTCAACGCTCGGCGTTATTGAGGCGGTGGCGCAGATTATTGTCAAAGGTGAGGGGGAAACAAAAGGGAGCTTCTGCATGAGCAGAGCGCTGCAGCGAGTAAGAGCGGAGGCAAGGGTTTCTTTGACCTTGTATCTCAAAAGTCTTTCATTCAATTCCATTCCAATTTTCACTTTCTTTTATGCATAACTGGGCACTCTGAAAGTCAACTTCCATCGAAAGCACAAGGAGAAAGGTCTAAGTCTGAAGTAAAGTTAGTTGTCCGGGAGGAATAATGtgatatattttacaaatacagtGAATGAAATGGATGAAAATCTTCTCCACTTGTTTTCGTTAGCACTTTATAGGGCACGGGACCATATTTGGTTACTTTGACTTAAGTCGAAACGGACATCATACGCATCACTAAACCCTTGTGATTTCTCCAAGCCAATGAGCAGAGAAAGGTCGTAATCTTGAATAATGAACATTAAAATTAATATATTGAacgaaaagtgtttttttttgggtatacCATTATAAATATAATGACACTTTTGGAATGATAAAAATGCACTAAGGTCAGCAATCATGACTGCACTTTATAGTGTTTTGCATGAGTCCTTTATGTGATATTCCACCACTTGAAATTACAGTACGTATACATTTGAGAGGCTTTACTAATTTAAGTCATCTCTAACCTGAAGTCCAAATTTCATGTGCTATTACATATTTCAGGTTCTTTTGATCATTCATATTGCTTGTATTGGCATTGGTGAATTATCTTTGAATGATCAGTTTTTAAGATGCACTAAATCTTAACGCCGCAATGCCTTCAGCTCTCCCAAAGGCTCCTGGCACACCCGTGGTGACTGAGAGGACTGCAACAAGCATCACTCTCACCTGGGACTCTGGCAACCCCGAACCTGTTTCCTATTATATCATACAAGTAAGTGACAGCCGCACAAACACACCGACTTGTGCAAGTTGCTACTGCATCACTTGGCTCGAGCCAAGTTGAATATGTACAAAATGAAACAGAGTAATAGTAGttcaaactgtaaaaaaaaataataataatactaaactAAAAGcttccattttccccattgctGGCATTTATTCGTGTAATGTTGCGTGACCAAACATTCTATCCACAGCTCATCCCTCATGTTGTGTCGTAAATCATCCAGTGTGCTGGTTTAATGCCCGCATGTTATTGTGTCTTATATCTTGTTGCACTCTCTCTCGCTCCAGCACCGTTCCAAAGGCTCAGAGGACCCCTATAAAGAGATTGATGGCATCGCCACCACTCGCTACAGTGTGGGTGGCCTCAGCCCTTACTCCCATTATGACTTCCGCGTGGCAGCTGTTAACACCATCGGCCAGGGTCCGTCCAGCGAAGTGGTGGAGGCTCGCACTGCGGAGCAGGCGCCCTCCTCGCCTCCCCGACAAGTAAGGGCCACGCCTTGAAAGTACACAGTGACTTGTCGGGCAGCCGAAATTGAATGTGTTCACCAAAGTTATTCAGTCTTGGCCTGGACGTAAGAATGTGGCATTCAAAAATTGGGATTCAGCTACCTGAATACACTGAATTTCCACGaaaggatgaataaagtatctatccagctatctatctatccatccatctatctatttaGCTATCAATCTAGCTATCACTTGCTAGCTAGCTCTCAACCAGAGGGTACATTGAATTCTTTGCAGTAATCTGTCCaattttgtatgtttgtaacAGTCCATCAGAGCTAGAGGATAGTTGTCATTTCCGTTTAATATAAGAGGACATTAGTGTTTAAATTGATGTTTTGACACACTATCATGAGAAATTGGAGGATTCCGGGTGGCATACTacatacagacagacatacatacatacatacatacatactaatGTGTAGTTAGTCAATCTGGGGCTGGTCTTGACCTCTTTACTTTTTCTTAATCTTTCATTTTACTGAgatgttttgcacaattctGTACTTATAATTTGGTAAATCTTTCCAAAAAATGGAAGTCATATTAGCGTCAAAGGGTCTTAAATACAGAGGTGCCTTGCCTTACGAGTTCAATCcattctgtgaccacacttgtGCGTcaagtcacttgtatctcaagtcaactttccccgttgaaatatattgttttgttaCGTGTACaccaaggtaccactgtatttaaattgaatgtccagtttaaaagacacatttgcatatactgtacctttCCTTTAATTAGTACTAGAAGGACACGCCAAACTTGAACTATTGCTGTTTGGCTCACAGGTCAGAGGTCGCATGTTGAGCACAACAACGGCGATCATCCACTGGGATGAGCCAGAGGAACCAAACGGGCAAGTTGTGGGCTACAGGGTGTATTATACCTCAGACAACACGCTGCCAGTCAACCAGGTATTTGTTCATTGCGTGTGACCGAAGAGTTGCCGAGTGTGTGTCAGCGCGTGTGTTGACGTATTGCCTTGCGATGCAGTGGGAAAAGCAGATGGTGCGGAGCGCCAACTTCATCACCATTCAGGGTTTGACTCCGAACAAGACGTATTACATCCGAGTGTTGGCTTTCACCTCTGTTGGAGATGGTCCTCTTTCCCAGGACCTGCAGATTATTGCCAAGACTGGCGGTAAGACACCATACATTTGAATCTCACCTTGTGGCAGATAAAAGCAATTAAGATAATAATGACCGTGTTCTTGCACTCTGTAGTCCCATCCCAGCCTTCAGAGTTCAAAGGAGAGGCCAAATCTGAGACGAGTATCCTGTTGTCCTGGGTAGCGCCACCCCAGGGCGGCCCCGACAACCAGATCACAGGATATGAACTGGTTTATCGACGAGCAGACGATACAGAGGAGGTGAGGGTTTGCTCATTTGATTGTTGGTTGGACGTCAAAAGGAAATGGACtaccattcacaccaatgggcaattcgGGTCTCAACATTTTGGAGTGCCTGTTCGTGGAATTTGCGTTACGGTTATTGATATTTACAGTCTTGAGCGACGGATGAGAAGTTACGTTCATGTCCTTGTATCTTCACGTCCCCTTTAGAAGAAAGTGAGCTTTGAGCCGACAACCTCCTACCTGTTGAAGAACCTCAAGCCTTTCTCAGCCTATACTTTCCAACTGGCTGCCCGTAGCAAACATGGCATCGGTGCATATACCAACGAGGTTTCCGTTGACACGCCCCAGACGCGTAAGTACAGCTGCATATTGTACAGTGTGACTGGGGTGTGCGAAAAGAGGCAGGCTTTATTTGGACAATGCAAAAGTAGTGACGATATAACTTGGATGTAGAGTGCACACAAGCACCAAGGTCAAGCAGTAGCTCAGCGTAGATACCTACCTTCCACATGTACCGTCATTTGGTCATTAAAAGTCATTAACAAGTGCAAACAAGTCATGGATTTGATCCAAAATTGAATTTCCTTTCCCACATTCCATGCACCTGAAAGCTAATATTTGGAGCATaatttgcacacaaacaaaccaaccaaaagtttaaaaatacaactttaaagggggaggagggggcaaAAATGtctattacatttttgtaattattagcgttttttagtttgcattgttacAAATAGGCCAACCTTAATTCTGACTTACATTGACCTCAGTTTTGATATTTCAACAAATGTCAAACATGAATTCCAAAACCTGGCGTTCTTTCCTGATTGGCGCAGTATGGTAAAAGTTCTTCCTATTGTTGGCTATCAATGTGAGGTCTGTAAGAGATTCAGTATAAGCGTGGGTTTACAAGTCAGACGTTTGTAGCTGGAGATGTGATCTCCATCGTGGATCGAGCGCTCAGACTTGAGTAGGACAAGTAAGTTCCAGGCAGGTATGTTTATGTGTTCAAAGCTCTAGTCAGTCTATTTTGTGTCGCGTCTCTTTGAAGTCATTCACTCTCTTTTCATCAATCAAACAGAAGTCGACACCCATCATCCAGTATCGTTGTTCCGTCATCTTGCTTTCTAGTCAGAGGGCCATTTTTCTTGATAGCTTCTGTTCtccagtgttttgttttcattttatgtttctTTGTCTTCTGTTCTCTGTCTTGTCATTCCATCCCCATTCCTCCACCTCACCCCAATAACAACTCACACACACCACCAACTCACATTTACCCAAAACAATTCCAACTCTGCCTCCTCAAACTGGCCAATCAGTTCCTTCAGCACCTCCTCAGGACATAACATGCACCAGCCCCACTTCTACCAGCATCCTGGTAAGTTGGGCACCACCGCCTATGGAGTTTCAGAACGGCGTCATTACGGGATACACCATCCAGTACTCCGCTACGGGGGTCAACAAAACCTCCAAAAGGATTGACGGCATTCCTACGGAAGGTTCTCCGTATCTCTTGCAAAACCTGGAGAAATGGACCGAGTACGGAATAACAGTGCGGGCGCAGACGGAAGCCGGCGACGGACCTGAGAGTTTACAGCTGATTATCCGCACCGAGGAAGATGGTATGTTTTCAAACAATCTTAGGACGCTCCGCCCAGCTATCAAAGGCTACCTCTACCCCACTAACACGACTAATGAGCTCCGAGCACCTGTGACTAACTAATTAGAGAATGCATTTGAAAACAGTTTTGAGAACCTTCCCTTTATCCCTTCACAAAGTGGAAAAACTCCCTTTTCTCTTCCCTCACCACCGCTTTCTCTCCATCCGCAGGAACCCTTTTTCCCATGCTGCTGTTTTTATCCGCTTTTTGCCCTTTTCTTCTCTAACCCCAATGTTGGGATTTCCCTTTCTTGGAATAACAAATACCTCTCAATAACTTTGGCTGAACCTTGGCCTTTCCTCACTTCTAACTGCCCTCCCAAATCCCTAAAACCTTAACAgctgtttttaatgtgttttagcCCCGTTTTATCAATGTGTTTGCCTAATTTTGTCACATTGGCAGCGATATTTTGGCTATTCCTACTTAATGGCTGATACTCCCAGCGTTCCACCAATAACACTGACTCCAGTGTTACGGGGGGGCGTGTAGTTCTTGGCAACAcaagagaggttttttttttttttttcttgataacaGTATTTTCTCTTTGACTGTCTGCCACTGTTTATCTGCCCGTGGCGACAAATCCTTTTCTATCTGCCATTCTTATCTTTCTCTACATTTGCTTCTTATCCGTCACTGCTTTTTCCTCCATGTTTTTCCTCGAGCacccacgtttttttttttgtttttttttactatttcgACCCTTTTTCCCAGACATCACTAAAGATTTAGACTTTTTGGATGGCTGCATTTTTACATCAGTTTTTCAGTGTATTTTTCTGGTCCCAAtctatttttaattaaagagaATACCTCCGCGCTGATGTTTAAGTGCCCATCGTCAGTGACCCTTGACCTCTATCCCAAAATGCATTTATAGTTCCAAGTGGTCCTCCTCGAGGGGTGGACGCAGAGACAGTGAACGCCTCAGCCATTAGGGTGAAATGGCGAGCGCCAGCCCCTGAGCTGCAGCACGGTCAGATCCGAGGCTACCAAGTCCACTACGTGAGGATGAACTACGGCGAGCCTCAGGGTCAGCCCTTCATCAAGGACATCCTCATGGAGGACTCACAGGTGACGCTCCCAAATGGAATTCCATGGAATTTAATTTACAATGAATATCATCttgtattaataattaataagtCTTTTCTGTGCTCCTTCTTTTCCATCAATAATCAGTGGGAATATGACCAGTCAGCTCAATATGTGAGTCAATATTTCTTTAAGCTTGTTGCATAATGAGAATAATAAAGCATGAGACATCAATCAGTCATATTCACGGGATTGCAGCCttaaatgtattacatttattGCAAGGCCTTAAGACTTAGCTGGAGGTCCCTTTTATCTCTGTGTGAGTTCTTTCAAAAAGGGATCTGAAAACACTCACAGGTAACTGATGATATGAATCATTTGTGTCTTACAAGGCATTCCCCACCCTACCATATAAAACTATGTTGAGAAGAAGAGGAATTGTAATTTTGTAATGGACTATTAATCTTATATTCGTCTTTTAATGTCAAACCCAACTTACTTCACTGTacagcaaaaaaatgaaattgcctCATTGTTCTAAGGCTTGTGGGTATTTGGTTTTCCCAAGAGGAGCCGCTAGGTGAACAATCAAAGTAGAAAACGTAACTAAATAGAATTTCTCACGATGAAGGTTTTTTCCTGCGATTTTTAGGTTGGCACTTTTTGGCATTTAGATCGTAGTAGCCAACTCTGCAAAACGTTGCAGCTGACCGAGCACTTTTTGTCTTCGCAGGAGGCGCTTCTCGGAGACTTGAAGGTAGACACCTCCTACTCGATCTCAGTAGGAGCTTACACCGCCAAGGGAGATGGCGCTCGCAGCAAACCTGTTAGCGTCTGCACTGCTCTACCGCGTAAGTTACAAAAATGTACTCATTCATTAATATCATTCAATGATTTTTGAGACTTCATAATTAGCACCATTAGTGGCAACTCTGCTTTTGGGGCGGGATGGGGGACGGGGGCGGCGGGTCAGGCAGTGCACTTTCAGATTCAGCAGTCGTATATCGTCAATTAATAATCATTAGTGGCCTCAACTTTGATGGGTGTCGGGTGTGTCCTCCAAATAAACTAAATATATTCTCCTCCCATTCTGCAGTGTCTCCAAGTAGCAATTCTCTGTCCACCAATGAAAGGTCATCACTGTGTAGAGCTCCACCCTTAAACAAACAGCAAAGTGATTCATGTCATAACATGTCCCGTTGCAATGTTGCAACAATCACATCCAGCAaagccaaatttgaaccacaatTCCAAAATTTGTTCTTGAAAAACATATTAACAGCTTGCTTTTCAAAGCACCCATCAGTTAAGCGCTGCAAAGTTCTcccaccatgtttttttttttattttaaaataacacaATTTTGCAGTTCGTCATTGTTCCGTGTTCCTCACACTCTTTTCTCCTGATTCCTTTTGTAGTACCTGAACAGCCCAAACTCATGGTGAGCGCAACTGACTCGGGCACTGCTCTGCTTCAGTGGTACCCGCCGCCAAATCAGGTCACGCCACTCCTGGGTTACCGCCTGACCTTTGGCCGCGTCGACGTCCTTCCCTTCACAGTGGTGGAATTCCCCACCAAAGAGAATCGCTACACGGCTCAGGACATCCACAAGGGAGCCAACTATGTGTTCAGACTGTCCGCCCGTAACAAAATGGGCTACGGAGAGGAGGGAGTTAAAGAAGTGACCACCCCTGAAGGCTCCCCAACTGGATATCCAGAAAATATTATTTCAGAGGAGATTTCTGCCAACTCCCTACGCTTGACGTGGAAATCAGTGCCACTCATTGAGCAAAATGGAAAAATTGCCAAGTACTCAGTCCTGTACAAGGATATAAACAGTCGGGGCAATTCCTCAGAAGTTGTAGTGCCCACTCCCGGGTCGAGTGTTTTGTTGGAGGGTCTGAGTGCCGATACCGTGTACGATGTCAGGGTGTGCGCGTTCACGGCTGTCGGGCGCGGTCCGTACAGCCCCGGTGTCCAGTTTAGGACGCAGCGGCTCGACCAAGGTAGGACTCACGCTCGCTCCCTGACAACTCATCTTCATCGTGCAGGACACCAGGCACACGTCCTAACTTAGTTCCaacctgcacacaaacacacgcgcatcTGCTGACATCCTAAGTGTCCTTTTTCATTGTGTTGTCGCTGTACTCTTAGACAAAACATCCTTTTCCCAAAGCAAGGTAAGATTCTTGGGTCTGTCCAGTCACTGACTGAATGCTGACCCAAGCAAATAGATGGCTTGTACTAGAGACTAATACGCAGATACGCCCTGTgccaaaaaaagaagagttcaCCATCAGTTGATctcattgtgtttgtttttgtctctgtTTTCACATTAGTTTTTGCCACCAACTTCCGAGTGAAAGCCGCCATGAAGAATTCTGTTCTGTTGTCCTGGGAGGTCCGAGACAAGAATCCTACCCAGCCATTCACTGTAAGGATGATGTCATaacaacatgcaaaaacaaTCAACTGAATGGCTGTTATCGGACTGTAAGATGTGCTCAGGTTTTTACCAAAAATGTGTCGGGCGAAAGGGAAGAAAATGTGATCTGATTGTTGATTGTTGAATTTGTTCAGGAGGATTCTTCATGGTAAATTTGCATTTCTGCAAAAGGCACAATTTGAATGACCTTTGGATAAAAGTTGGTCTGACAACACACCATGTGACTCTCAATCCTTGCAAATTTAAATTAATCAGATCAGATTTGAGAGGTGTCTTTATTATTGCCCTTTAAGAAGAAAAGGGATTTGGGGTGGAGGAATTGTGTGGGGTTTCACCTCAAAGTTATTGCAAAATAAAGGCATTTGAAGAATATAGGCATTGAAGGTATTTTAAGAATACTCTTATTTCAAAAACGCCGGGTTGACATGAGAAAAATGAGTATGCCGATAAAAAAATAGAACCTCCTTTGCAAAAACAATGTactgcatttttgtgtgttggctgaatgttaaaaaaaaacaaaaatgaaatcccTGCATCATATTCAGATCCTGTACGGAAAGGGTCAGTCTGTGGAAGTGGATGGGACGCAGACTCAGAAGCTGATCACCGGATTGCAGCCAGACACCTTGTACTCTTTCTTGCTTACCAACCGAGCCAACAGCGCCGGGGGCCTGCAGCACCGGGTCACCGCCACGACTGCTCCAGATATCCTGAAAAGCAAGCCCATCGTGCTGGGGCAGACCAATGCTGATGGCATGGTGACTGTGCAACTTCCATCTGTGCAGACGGCAGCTAAAGTCAAGTAAGGAAAGCACattctacacacacaaaaaaaggtgattCAATGCAAAAGAGATACTCCAATTAAGTCATAATATAATGAAGGTCTCTATTGGCCCTTTGAGCTCATTTCCACCATCCCCCATTGCATCCTGTATTTATTCGCCAAACAGGAGGGATTTCTCTCTACGAGTAGGCGGCCTTGCAATTCTTCCAACTCCCACAGCAGAAAGGGCGAAAGCACAAAGCTCGTAATCTCCTTCAAACCCAGAATAAACATAGAGAACTAGTCCACTCCTTAGAATTCCACTGTAAATCTCTGCGTGAGTCATTCCACTGCAACAGCCGCAGTGGTTGTAGTTTCCCTCCGTCATGTCATTTTTTGCTCTGATTACACTCCCCCCAACCTTGATAAAAGATGTAGACACAAACTGTAATCAGATGgatgtttcattttattactAAAATACGTCATCAGCAATTCGGGTCTTTGAGAGCATATTAGTTCATCGTGCtgctgcaaattcaacatttcaCCACATTTGATGTAATGTGATTTATGTTATTAAGTGCGAGCAGCGAGCATTGGAGTGAGTCATGCACTGGGGACACATTTATCATTTTAGTGCGAGTGCCCTCATGGCTTGGCGGAACCTATTGGAGCTCcagctgataaaaaaaaaaaaaaaaaaaaaaaatcacttttactTTTGTTCTCCGGCGTGGCTCTGTCATTGGAAAACTTCATTAGCACCTGCACATCAAATCcattacaaaagccatttgaaACGTACTTTTTCAAAGAGAAAAAAGCTCCATTATAACTCACCCTGCCAGGCAGGTATTCATTTAATGATGTATATTTAGCATTGAAGCTGTGGGGATTTATAGAGCGACAGTATATTGACAATATTGCATTTAGTTCAGGGTGTGTTCATGTGTTTCAGGGGTTATTACGTGGTGGTGGTGCCACTGAAGAAGCAGAGAGGAGGGAAGTTCTTGAATCCATGGGAGGACCCAGACCAGATGAACTTAGATGAGGTAGAGTCATCCTAGTGTTTATGCCAAACGACAAGTTCTGTGGGGTTGAAGAAGGTAAATAGACCCTGTAAACATTCAGGGTCTATTTTGCGTTGATCCAAAGCTGGCGCTCTTTTCACTTTAAATGATATCTGACTCAAGTGCACTACATCTGAAGTATTTTGCTGAAAAATCATATGTACAGTGGAGCCAGACGTATTTCTGCAACATAGTGCAACATCTTCCAAAAAGCATAACCGAAGCACCACTGCAGGTTGTTCTCCACTAAAAAGAAATAGACCTCCAAGTAGCAGTCAGTCTTGGCCCAAAAGAAATTTACATGTCTGCTAGAAAGCATTAGCGTGAAGGAGTATTATCACATTTCAGCATGGCAATgaacccaaaataaaaataaaaaataaaaaatggctttAAAAACTAAAGTTATTGCCAGAGTTCCAATTGGAAGTTTGTGCACAAGAGATGGCCTTGTAATCGGACACATTTGGAACACAATTGCAAGGAAGAGTGACCCAATGGTTGGCAAAACAAGATGTCAATAAGAATCCTCACCGAGCGAGTGAAAATTCAAGAAAAGGGTGTTCGATAAAGTTTAAAGTTTAGCGGGCACACTTATGACACGGGCTTATTGAACATTCATGCCCACCGTCTGCATGGGTAAACTCGATCACAGTTCTGATGATGATATATTTGATTTACCTTGGCGATATTCTCTGAAGAGACGGTTGATACTTTGATGATGGTGTGTAGAATCCTAGAGAGTTTATATTTAGGAAATAATGCTTTACAGGGGGCAGCACAGCGGCCTAGTGGCTTTTGCTGATACGTTGTTAACGGTCTGTGGCATCCTAGGGATGggatacaaaccccaattcgaattaagttgggatgttgtgtaaaatgtaaataaaaacatttgcaaagccTTTTTAACCTACTAAATATAATTGAgcacaccacaaagacaagatatttaatgttccaactgatgaacattattgttttgtgtgttttgtttttgcaaatatttctcatttggaatttgatgcctgcaacacattccgaAAAAGCTCGGATAGGAGCAACAAAAgcctgagaaagttgaggaacgctaATTTAAAAacgctaattaaaaaaaaaaaaaaaacacaaaaaattaacacaggttaattggcaacaggtgagtgtcacgattgggtataaaaggagcagtcccgaaaggctcagttgttcacaagcaaggatggggcgaggttcaccactttgtgaacaactgcgtgagcaaatagtttAAGAACAACGTTTGTCAATGTACAAtcacaaggaatttagggatttcatcatatacAGTCCATAATTCCAtcaaagattcagagaatcgggagaaatctctgcatggaagcggcaaggccaaaaactaaCATAGAATGACCGTGACCTTAAATCCCTCACTGCATTCATATCCTGTGTACCTTTACAGTTtccaaatgattgtttgtcactGACAGTTTTTTGTATGCTAATCTCATTTTTTTAACCCAGACGTTGCTAATTGCTCCTGCCTGCTGTGCCCTTCTTCCATGTCAGTTGCTGAGAGAGATTAACAGAACCAGCGTAAGCCATTCCCTCCGTATCCGCAGACAGGCCGGCCAATCGGATCCCAGGGCTTACGTCAACGCTCACTTCAAAACCCTCCCCAGGGAGTTCACGCTCGGCGACGGACGAAACTACGGCGACTTCCGCAACCGTCCGCTGCAGAACGGGCAGGAATACGTCTTCTTTGTGCTCGCCCTGCTTGACCTTTCGGAGAACGTAAAATACAAGCACATCCTCAAGTGTTCATCAACACGTTGTATATTGAAACATTAACTGTATTATCTCCCACGCTCATCCACAGACTATGTTCTCCACCAGTCCGTACTCCGATCCCGTGACCTCATCGGATGTGGACCCGCAGCCAATTGTTGATGAGGAAGAGGGCCTCTTGTGGGTCGTCGGTCCTGTTTTGGCCGTCATCTTCATCGTGTGCATTGTCATTGCCATCCTTCTCTTCAAAAGGTAAGAGCAGCATGCTAAGTACCGTACTTATTCTGAAGAAACCATTGCTAAAGTTGTAACCAAATCCAGATGCTTTAGACTGGGGAAGTATTTGACATATACACAGCTTTCAAAACCTCTTTGTTCCATTTAAGGCTCTCAAACATTTTAGTCTGCTTTTCAGTCTTGCAAATGAATGGGAGATATTTTCATCGATCAAATATGATCATTCTTTATGATCATTATCAGGGCTCCTGGCTGAAGCTTTGTTAACACACATAATTAATTGCTGCAGCAGATGCGctatgacaaaataaatatccATGATGGTAATGTATTTAAAGTTCAGGATGCTCACCGGACATTAGCGAGCACCTTGATGCTGAGCTGCGCCGTGCAGAGtgaaattttaaatatacatgcaTGCACCCATCTGAGATGCTTTTATAAGACAATGATAGGATGATGGATTCCAATTGTAGTTTCTTGTTgttgaataataaataattgtaaaagagaagaggaagtgCAGTCACAGATAATAATGTTGTCCATCCTTGTCTATTCCTTTTTGCGCTCCTTCCTCTCCCGCCTGGATCCAGCAAACCCGACAGGTAATAAATAACCTCTAAGGTTTGGTCtatccatttttgttgttgttgttaggcAAAAATAAGGTTTCTTAAGATGCATTTCTATTTATGTAAAGACTCAATTTCAATGTAATAATAGAAATTTCAGTTCCGTGAAAGTGCGTGTGAATGCTGACAGATGTTTTCACCAAGCCAATATGCCAACCGAAGAAATGGATTATCCACTAAGGGTTAATACATCCCAGCATATCATAGCCTGGGGATATTGTTGTGGCTCGACAATAAGTGGTCCAGACATACTTCTTCTAATTCA containing:
- the LOC133477067 gene encoding receptor-type tyrosine-protein phosphatase delta-like isoform X5 → MHVSTYPTMHSASPGLLLLTFLFLADADSLPRFTRTPEDQTGVQGGVASFVCQAAGEPQPKIVWNKKGKKVSNQRFEVIEFDDGTGSVLRIQPLRTPRDEAIYECHASNSAGELTASTRLSVLREDQLPSGFPTIDMGPQLKVVERSRTATMLCAASGNPDPEISWFKDFLPVNTSSNNGRIKQLRSGALQIEMSEESDQGKYECVATNSDGTRYSTPANLYVRVRRVPPRFSIPPADSEIMPGGNVNITCVAVGSPMPYVKWMLGAEDLTPEDDMPIGRNVLELTDVRQSNNYTCVAMSTLGVIEAVAQIIVKALPKAPGTPVVTERTATSITLTWDSGNPEPVSYYIIQHRSKGSEDPYKEIDGIATTRYSVGGLSPYSHYDFRVAAVNTIGQGPSSEVVEARTAEQAPSSPPRQVRGRMLSTTTAIIHWDEPEEPNGQVVGYRVYYTSDNTLPVNQWEKQMVRSANFITIQGLTPNKTYYIRVLAFTSVGDGPLSQDLQIIAKTGVPSQPSEFKGEAKSETSILLSWVAPPQGGPDNQITGYELVYRRADDTEEKKVSFEPTTSYLLKNLKPFSAYTFQLAARSKHGIGAYTNEVSVDTPQTLPSAPPQDITCTSPTSTSILVSWAPPPMEFQNGVITGYTIQYSATGVNKTSKRIDGIPTEGSPYLLQNLEKWTEYGITVRAQTEAGDGPESLQLIIRTEEDVPSGPPRGVDAETVNASAIRVKWRAPAPELQHGQIRGYQVHYVRMNYGEPQGQPFIKDILMEDSQWEYDQSAQYEALLGDLKVDTSYSISVGAYTAKGDGARSKPVSVCTALPLPEQPKLMVSATDSGTALLQWYPPPNQVTPLLGYRLTFGRVDVLPFTVVEFPTKENRYTAQDIHKGANYVFRLSARNKMGYGEEGVKEVTTPEGSPTGYPENIISEEISANSLRLTWKSVPLIEQNGKIAKYSVLYKDINSRGNSSEVVVPTPGSSVLLEGLSADTVYDVRVCAFTAVGRGPYSPGVQFRTQRLDQVFATNFRVKAAMKNSVLLSWEVRDKNPTQPFTILYGKGQSVEVDGTQTQKLITGLQPDTLYSFLLTNRANSAGGLQHRVTATTAPDILKSKPIVLGQTNADGMVTVQLPSVQTAAKVKGYYVVVVPLKKQRGGKFLNPWEDPDQMNLDELLREINRTSVSHSLRIRRQAGQSDPRAYVNAHFKTLPREFTLGDGRNYGDFRNRPLQNGQEYVFFVLALLDLSENTMFSTSPYSDPVTSSDVDPQPIVDEEEGLLWVVGPVLAVIFIVCIVIAILLFKSKPDSLSAFTQQTSSNTLRIEKRTEAEGRKGSFPCSKAMSSHHPTDPVELRRINFQTPAYRVSVYRGYRRLSSMASHPPVPISELADNIERLKANDNLKFSQEYESVDPGQQFTWENSNLEVNKPKNRYANVIAYDHSRVILSGIEGVPGSDYINGNYIDGYRRQNAYIATQGSLPETFGDFWRMVWEQHTANIIMMTKLEEKSRMPSYFFSKVKCDQYWPTRGTETYGLIQVTLLDTVELATYSVRTFALYKSGSNEKREVRHFQFTAWPDHGVPEHPTPFLAFLRRVKACNPADAGPMIVHCSAGVGRTGCFIVIDAMAERIKHEKTVDIYGHVTLMRSQRNYMVQTEDQYIFIYDALLEAVTCGNTEVPARNLYSYIQRLTQIEPGDNVTGMELEFKRLASAKAHTSRFVSANLPCNKFKNRLVNIMPYETTRVPLQPIRGVEGSDYINASFIDGYRQQKAYIATQGPLAETTEDYWRMLWEHNSTIVVMLTKLREMGREKCHQYWPAERSARYQYFVVDPMAEYNMPQYILREFKVTDARDGQSRTVRQFQFTDWPEQGVPKSGEGFIDFIGQVHKTKEQFGQDGPITVHCSAGVGRTGVFITLSIVLERMRYEGVVDIFQTVKMLRTQRPATVQTEDQYQFCYRASLEYLGSFDHYAT